A single Pseudomonadota bacterium DNA region contains:
- the trxA gene encoding thioredoxin — protein sequence MAGNLIEVTDSTFQNEVLDSALPVLVDFWAAWCGPCLALAPSIEAVAGEQAGKVKVCKLDVDSNPEVAGKFGIRSIPTIILFKAGQPAAQMVGNLPKAAIDDFLKMHA from the coding sequence ATGGCAGGGAACCTGATTGAGGTCACCGATTCGACGTTCCAGAACGAGGTGCTCGACTCTGCGCTGCCGGTGCTGGTGGATTTCTGGGCCGCCTGGTGCGGGCCGTGCCTGGCGCTCGCCCCGTCCATCGAGGCGGTGGCCGGCGAGCAGGCCGGCAAGGTCAAGGTCTGCAAGCTCGACGTGGACTCAAACCCCGAGGTCGCCGGCAAGTTCGGCATACGCAGCATACCCACGATCATCCTCTTCAAGGCAGGGCAGCCCGCGGCGCAGATGGTCGGCAACCTTCCCAAGGCGGCGATAGACGACTTCTTGAAAATGCACGCATAA